One genomic region from Cygnus olor isolate bCygOlo1 chromosome 29, bCygOlo1.pri.v2, whole genome shotgun sequence encodes:
- the CCNT1 gene encoding cyclin-T1: protein MEASAGGGAGGAAGRRWYFSREQLERSPSRRAGLDPDKELSYRQQAANLLQDMGQRLNVSQLTINTAIVYMHRFYMVQSFTQFHRNSVAPAALFLAAKVEEQPHKLEHVIKVAHACLHPQEPPPDTRSEAYLQQAQDLVILESIILQTLGFEITIDHPHTHVVKCTQLVRASKDLAQTSYFMATNSLHLTTFSLQYTPPVVACVCIHLACKWSNWEIPVSTDGKHWWEYVDGTVTLELLDELTHEFLQILEKTPNRLKRIRNWRASQAARKSKADDHSEDKSLSEQTILNMISRNNSSDMNIAGLMSMSTSSTAGAGPSLPASTDSPREQSGAEAAQPEHWLPQHPPPKLEAGQGHRTSESSSAAEHPLQQDGAAYQKQSGKNAPSAKVSLKEYRAKHAEELAAQKRQLENMEANVRSQYAYAAQNLLVQQQREREVQQDSNPSPIILKIPIGSENPERPPGPEKSDKASALKLRLPVAGGGGERPLPSKQEEIKMRIKVPSAADRPGSLDESGAKSREHKEKHKGHSSNHHHHHHNHHSHKHLHPQLAAGPSGVVGKRPGDSKHVGPPSAVPHKSYGLFGSSSRKRPPPEEAAAAGAAHEHQPKVSKSSKGSGAQFPYPHLPGHGSEAGGLPLPPATKTRGPHGKSDKGPAGANGHNASQASDYQDTVNMLHSLLSAQGMQPTQPPAFDFHAYGELLNPPRAAAGSRAANTDRPRPPPLPSEPPPPLPPLPK from the exons ATGGAGGCctcggcgggcggcggggccggcggcgcggcggggcggcgctgGTACTTCAGCCGCGAGCAGCTGGAGCGCAGCCCCTCGCGCCGCGCCGGCCTCGACCCCGACAAGGAGCTCTCGTACCGGCAGCAGGCGGCCAACCTGCTGCAGGACATGGGGCAGCGCCTCAACGT CTCGCAGCTCACCATCAACACGGCCATCGTGTACATGCACCGCTTCTACATGGTGCAGTCCTTCACCCAGTTCCACAGGAAC TCGGTGGCACCGGCGGCTCTGTTCCTTGCAGCCAAGGTGGAGGAGCAGCCCCATAAGCTGGAGCACGTCATCAAGGTAGCTCACGCCTGCCTGCATCCTCAGGAGCCTCCTCCGGACACCAGGAGCGAG GCTTACCTGCAACAAGCCCAAGACCTGGTCATTCTAGAGAGCATAATACTGCAGACCCTGG GCTTTGAGATCACGATCGACCACCCCCATACCCACGTGGTGAAGTGCACTCAGCTCGTGCGAG ccagCAAGGACTTGGCGCAAACTTCCTATTTCATGGCTACCAACAG CCTGCACCTGACCACCTTCAGCCTGCAGTACACCCCTCCCGTTGTGGCCTGCGTCTGTATCCACCTGGCTTGTAAATGGTCCAACTGGGAGATCCCAGTCTCCACGGACGGGAAGCACTGGTGGGAATACGTTGATGGCACTGTAACTCTGGAGCTCTTAGATG AACTGACTCATGAATTCCTGCAGATCCTCGAGAAAACTCCCAACCGGCTCAAACGCATCCGGAACTGGCGG GCCTCTCAGGCAGCCCGGAAGTCGAAGGCCGACGACCACAGCGAAGACAAGAGCCTGTCGGAGCAGACCATCCTCAACATGATTTCAAGGAACAACAGCTCGGACATGAATATCGCCGGCCTGATGAGCATGTCGACGTCCTCGACGGCCGGCGCGGGGCCGTCCCTGCCGGCCTCGACCGATTCCCCCCGCGAGCAGAGCGGCGCGGAGGCGGCGCAGCCGGAGCACTGGCTGCCCCAGCATCCTCCCCCCAAGCTGGAAGCTGGCCAGGGCCACAGGACTAGCGAAAGCTCGTCGGCCGCCGAGCACCCTCTGCAGCAAGATGGCGCTGCTTATCAGAAGCAGAGCGGCAAGAACGCCCCGTCGGCCAAGGTGTCGCTCAAGGAGTACCGCGCCAAGCACGCCGAGGAGCTGGCGGCGCAGAAGCGGCAGCTGGAGAACATGGAGGCCAACGTGAGGTCTCAGTACGCCTACGCCGCGCAGAATCTCCTGGTCCAGCAGCAGCGGGAGAGGGAAGTCCAGCAGGACAGCAACCCCTCGCCCATCATCCTGAAAATCCCCATCGGCTCGGAGAACCCCGAGCGCCCTCCCGGCCCCGAAAAGAGTGACAAAGCCTCGGCTCTGAAGCTGAGGCTCCCGGTGGCGGGTGGAGGCGGCGAGAGGCCGCTCCCCTCCAAGCAGGAGGAGATCAAAATGCGCATCAAGGTGCCGAGCGCCGCGGACAGGCCCGGCTCCCTGGACGAGAGCGGCGCCAAGAGCCGGGAGCACAAGGAGAAGCACAAGGGCCACTCCtccaaccaccaccaccaccaccacaaccatCACTCTCACAAACACTTGCACCCCCAGCTCGCCGCTGGCCCCAGCGGCGTGGTCGGCAAGCGGCCGGGAGACTCTAAACACGTCGGCCCGCCCAGCGCCGTGCCCCACAAAAGCTACGGCCTCTTCGGCTCTTCCTCCCGCAAGAGGCCCCCGccggaggaggcggcggcggcgggcgcggcgcACGAGCACCAGCCCAAAGTCAGCAAAAGCTCCAAGGGCTCCGGGGCGCAGTTCCCTTATCCTCACCTCCCGGGCCACGGCTCGGAGGCCGGCGGCCTCCCTTTGCCCCCGGCTACCAAAACCCGGGGTCCCCACGGCAAATCGGACAAGGGGCCCGCGGGGGCCAACGGGCACAACGCCAGCCAGGCCAGTGACTACCAGGATACGGTCAACATGCTGCACTCGCTGCTGAGCGCCCAGGGCATGCAGCCCACCCAGCCCCCTGCCTTCGACTTCCACGCCTACGGCGAGCTCTTGAACCCCCCCCGGGCGGCCGCCGGCTCCAGAGCCGCCAACACGGACAGaccccggcccccgccgctgCCCTCAGAACCGccccccccgctgcctcccctccccaaataa
- the KANSL2 gene encoding KAT8 regulatory NSL complex subunit 2 isoform X3, protein MRRGVGGGGGLCGQAAGRPRQQRAAGMNRIRIHVLPSSRGRLTPVPRPQEPLACAFTHRQCSQPRLEGQEFCIKHILEDRSAPFKQCSYVSAKNGKRCPNAAPKPEKKDGVSFCAEHARRNTLALQAQMKKSNPGPVSETLLCQLSSYAKTELGSQTAESSRSEASRILDEDSWSDGEQDPITVDQTWRGDPDSEADSIDSDQEDPLKHAGVYTAEEVALIMREKLIRLQSLYIDQFKRLQHLLKEKKRRFLHSRKGEHEAIGKYRCRQSLVHICQDANQTLFKPCQGSEEVPCNKPVPVSLSEEPCCPLHLRLPPQMYVPEQVLSVPEELEAAPTDLYLSAAELQPTESLPLEFSDDLDVVGDGMQCPPSPLLFDPSVALDQSIRDVAEAPIDILALEEPAPAGVPAQAVPPDRGSSSAHGFPAAAEPPEQGLLRPGPPDERRPEETPTCGAAANGNPELASGS, encoded by the exons ATGAGGAGGGGCGTAGGAGGGGGGGGCGGGCTGtgcgggcaggcggcggggagGCCGCGGCAGCAGCGAG CTGCTGGCATGAACAGAATTCGGATCCACGTCTTGCCGTCGAGCCGAGGCCGCCTCACGCCCGTGCCGCGGCCCCAGGAGCCTCTGGCATGTGCCTTCACCCACCGGCAGTGCTCGCAGCCGCGCCTGGAGGGCCAGGAGTTCTGCATCAAGCACATCCTGGAGGACAGGAGCGCCCCTTTCAAGCAGTGCAGCTACGTCTCCGCCAAGAACGGAAAACGGTGCCCGAACGCTGCGCCCAAACCGGAGAAGAAGGATGG CGTGTCGTTCTGCGCAGAGCACGCCCGTCGGAACACGCTGGCGCTCCAAGCTCAGATGAAGAAGTCCAACCCCGGACCTGTGAGCGAGACGCTCCTCTGCCAGCTCAGTTCTTACGCCAAAACAGAGCTGGGCTCCCAGACTGCAGAGAGCAGCCGCAGCGAAGCCAGCCGCATCCTGG ATGAGGACAGCTGGAGCGACGGCGAGCAGGATCCTATCACCGTGGACCAGACGTGGCGAGGGGACCCGGACAGCGAGGCTGACAGCATCGATAGCGACCAGGAGGATCCCTTGAA GCATGCTGGCGTGTACACAGCCGAGGAGGTGGCGCTGATCATGCGCGAGAAGCTGATCCGCCTGCAGTCCCTGTACATCGACCAGTTCAAGCGGCTCCAGCACCTTCTGAAGGAGAAGAAGCGACGATTCCTGCACAGCCGCAAGGGCGAGCACGAAGCCATAGGCAAGTACCGGTGCAGGCAGTCACTGGTGC ACATCTGTCAGGACGCTAACCAGACTCTGTTCAAGCCGTGTCAAGGCTCGGAGGAGGTGCCGTGCAACAAGCCCGTTCCTGTGAGCCTCTCCGAGGAGCCCTGCTGCCCGCTCCACCTCCGCCTGCCCCCGCAGATGTACGTACCCGAGCAGGTGCTCTCTGTCCCCGAGGAGCTGGAAGCGGCCCCCACAGACCTGTACCTGAGCgctgctgagctccagccaACGGAGAGCTTGCCCCTGGAGTTCAGCGAC GACCTGGACGTGGTGGGCGACGGCATGCAGTGTCCCCCGTCCCCTCTGCTCTTCGATCCCTCCGTGGCCCTCGACCAGTCCATCAGAGACGTGGCCGAGGCCCCCATAGACATTCTGGCCCTGGAGGAGCCGGCCCCAGCGGGCGTCCCGGCGCAGGCGGTGCCGCCGGACAGAGGGAGCTCGTCTGCCCACGGCTTCCCCGCTGCCGCCGAGCCTCCTGAGCAG GGCCTCCTGCGCCCAGGGCCCCCGGACGAGAGGCGGCCGGAGGAGACCCCGACCTGCGGCGCGGCCGCCAACGGGAACCCGGAGCTGGCCTCCGGGAGCTGA
- the KANSL2 gene encoding KAT8 regulatory NSL complex subunit 2 isoform X2, whose protein sequence is MRRGVGGGGGLCGQAAGRPRQQRAAGMNRIRIHVLPSSRGRLTPVPRPQEPLACAFTHRQCSQPRLEGQEFCIKHILEDRSAPFKQCSYVSAKNGKRCPNAAPKPEKKDGVSFCAEHARRNTLALQAQMKKSNPGPVSETLLCQLSSYAKTELGSQTAESSRSEASRILDEDSWSDGEQDPITVDQTWRGDPDSEADSIDSDQEDPLKHAGVYTAEEVALIMREKLIRLQSLYIDQFKRLQHLLKEKKRRFLHSRKGEHEAIGSSLLTGPEGLMAKERENLKRLKCLRRYRQRYGVEALLHRQLKERRMLATDGAAQQAHTTRSSQRCLAFVDDVRCSNPSLPMTRHCLTHICQDANQTLFKPCQGSEEVPCNKPVPVSLSEEPCCPLHLRLPPQMYVPEQVLSVPEELEAAPTDLYLSAAELQPTESLPLEFSDDVLRSQAELLEEWAAVQQAPALPVRSIAESHCLPSTRNRIIFVLAGLEKNSLLKNEQKCKGFGRCLFQ, encoded by the exons ATGAGGAGGGGCGTAGGAGGGGGGGGCGGGCTGtgcgggcaggcggcggggagGCCGCGGCAGCAGCGAG CTGCTGGCATGAACAGAATTCGGATCCACGTCTTGCCGTCGAGCCGAGGCCGCCTCACGCCCGTGCCGCGGCCCCAGGAGCCTCTGGCATGTGCCTTCACCCACCGGCAGTGCTCGCAGCCGCGCCTGGAGGGCCAGGAGTTCTGCATCAAGCACATCCTGGAGGACAGGAGCGCCCCTTTCAAGCAGTGCAGCTACGTCTCCGCCAAGAACGGAAAACGGTGCCCGAACGCTGCGCCCAAACCGGAGAAGAAGGATGG CGTGTCGTTCTGCGCAGAGCACGCCCGTCGGAACACGCTGGCGCTCCAAGCTCAGATGAAGAAGTCCAACCCCGGACCTGTGAGCGAGACGCTCCTCTGCCAGCTCAGTTCTTACGCCAAAACAGAGCTGGGCTCCCAGACTGCAGAGAGCAGCCGCAGCGAAGCCAGCCGCATCCTGG ATGAGGACAGCTGGAGCGACGGCGAGCAGGATCCTATCACCGTGGACCAGACGTGGCGAGGGGACCCGGACAGCGAGGCTGACAGCATCGATAGCGACCAGGAGGATCCCTTGAA GCATGCTGGCGTGTACACAGCCGAGGAGGTGGCGCTGATCATGCGCGAGAAGCTGATCCGCCTGCAGTCCCTGTACATCGACCAGTTCAAGCGGCTCCAGCACCTTCTGAAGGAGAAGAAGCGACGATTCCTGCACAGCCGCAAGGGCGAGCACGAAGCCATAG gcagcagcctcctgacGGGCCCCGAGGGGCTCATGGCCAAGGAGCGCGAGAACCTGAAGCGCCTCAAGTGCCTGCGGCGCTACCGGCAGCGCTACGGCGTGGAGGCCCTGCTGCACCGGCAGCTGAAGGAGCGCAGGATGCTGGCAACCGACGGCGCTGCCCAGCAG GCGCACACCACCCGCTCCAGCCAGCGGTGCCTGGCCTTTGTGGATGATGTCCGATGCTCCAACCCGTCTCTCCCGATGACCAGGCACTGCCTTACTC ACATCTGTCAGGACGCTAACCAGACTCTGTTCAAGCCGTGTCAAGGCTCGGAGGAGGTGCCGTGCAACAAGCCCGTTCCTGTGAGCCTCTCCGAGGAGCCCTGCTGCCCGCTCCACCTCCGCCTGCCCCCGCAGATGTACGTACCCGAGCAGGTGCTCTCTGTCCCCGAGGAGCTGGAAGCGGCCCCCACAGACCTGTACCTGAGCgctgctgagctccagccaACGGAGAGCTTGCCCCTGGAGTTCAGCGAC GACGTGCTACGAAGCCAGGCTGAGCTGCTCGAGGAGTGGGCTGCGGTGCAGCAGGCCCCAGCGCTCCCGGTGCGGAGCATCGCAGAAAGCCACTGCCTCCCCAGCACCCGTAACAGAATCATTTTTGTCCTTGCTGGCTTGGAGAAGAACAGCCTCttgaaaaatgagcagaaatgcAAAGGGTTTGGGAGGTGCTTGTTTCAGTAG
- the KANSL2 gene encoding KAT8 regulatory NSL complex subunit 2 isoform X1, translating into MRRGVGGGGGLCGQAAGRPRQQRAAGMNRIRIHVLPSSRGRLTPVPRPQEPLACAFTHRQCSQPRLEGQEFCIKHILEDRSAPFKQCSYVSAKNGKRCPNAAPKPEKKDGVSFCAEHARRNTLALQAQMKKSNPGPVSETLLCQLSSYAKTELGSQTAESSRSEASRILDEDSWSDGEQDPITVDQTWRGDPDSEADSIDSDQEDPLKHAGVYTAEEVALIMREKLIRLQSLYIDQFKRLQHLLKEKKRRFLHSRKGEHEAIGSSLLTGPEGLMAKERENLKRLKCLRRYRQRYGVEALLHRQLKERRMLATDGAAQQAHTTRSSQRCLAFVDDVRCSNPSLPMTRHCLTHICQDANQTLFKPCQGSEEVPCNKPVPVSLSEEPCCPLHLRLPPQMYVPEQVLSVPEELEAAPTDLYLSAAELQPTESLPLEFSDDLDVVGDGMQCPPSPLLFDPSVALDQSIRDVAEAPIDILALEEPAPAGVPAQAVPPDRGSSSAHGFPAAAEPPEQGLLRPGPPDERRPEETPTCGAAANGNPELASGS; encoded by the exons ATGAGGAGGGGCGTAGGAGGGGGGGGCGGGCTGtgcgggcaggcggcggggagGCCGCGGCAGCAGCGAG CTGCTGGCATGAACAGAATTCGGATCCACGTCTTGCCGTCGAGCCGAGGCCGCCTCACGCCCGTGCCGCGGCCCCAGGAGCCTCTGGCATGTGCCTTCACCCACCGGCAGTGCTCGCAGCCGCGCCTGGAGGGCCAGGAGTTCTGCATCAAGCACATCCTGGAGGACAGGAGCGCCCCTTTCAAGCAGTGCAGCTACGTCTCCGCCAAGAACGGAAAACGGTGCCCGAACGCTGCGCCCAAACCGGAGAAGAAGGATGG CGTGTCGTTCTGCGCAGAGCACGCCCGTCGGAACACGCTGGCGCTCCAAGCTCAGATGAAGAAGTCCAACCCCGGACCTGTGAGCGAGACGCTCCTCTGCCAGCTCAGTTCTTACGCCAAAACAGAGCTGGGCTCCCAGACTGCAGAGAGCAGCCGCAGCGAAGCCAGCCGCATCCTGG ATGAGGACAGCTGGAGCGACGGCGAGCAGGATCCTATCACCGTGGACCAGACGTGGCGAGGGGACCCGGACAGCGAGGCTGACAGCATCGATAGCGACCAGGAGGATCCCTTGAA GCATGCTGGCGTGTACACAGCCGAGGAGGTGGCGCTGATCATGCGCGAGAAGCTGATCCGCCTGCAGTCCCTGTACATCGACCAGTTCAAGCGGCTCCAGCACCTTCTGAAGGAGAAGAAGCGACGATTCCTGCACAGCCGCAAGGGCGAGCACGAAGCCATAG gcagcagcctcctgacGGGCCCCGAGGGGCTCATGGCCAAGGAGCGCGAGAACCTGAAGCGCCTCAAGTGCCTGCGGCGCTACCGGCAGCGCTACGGCGTGGAGGCCCTGCTGCACCGGCAGCTGAAGGAGCGCAGGATGCTGGCAACCGACGGCGCTGCCCAGCAG GCGCACACCACCCGCTCCAGCCAGCGGTGCCTGGCCTTTGTGGATGATGTCCGATGCTCCAACCCGTCTCTCCCGATGACCAGGCACTGCCTTACTC ACATCTGTCAGGACGCTAACCAGACTCTGTTCAAGCCGTGTCAAGGCTCGGAGGAGGTGCCGTGCAACAAGCCCGTTCCTGTGAGCCTCTCCGAGGAGCCCTGCTGCCCGCTCCACCTCCGCCTGCCCCCGCAGATGTACGTACCCGAGCAGGTGCTCTCTGTCCCCGAGGAGCTGGAAGCGGCCCCCACAGACCTGTACCTGAGCgctgctgagctccagccaACGGAGAGCTTGCCCCTGGAGTTCAGCGAC GACCTGGACGTGGTGGGCGACGGCATGCAGTGTCCCCCGTCCCCTCTGCTCTTCGATCCCTCCGTGGCCCTCGACCAGTCCATCAGAGACGTGGCCGAGGCCCCCATAGACATTCTGGCCCTGGAGGAGCCGGCCCCAGCGGGCGTCCCGGCGCAGGCGGTGCCGCCGGACAGAGGGAGCTCGTCTGCCCACGGCTTCCCCGCTGCCGCCGAGCCTCCTGAGCAG GGCCTCCTGCGCCCAGGGCCCCCGGACGAGAGGCGGCCGGAGGAGACCCCGACCTGCGGCGCGGCCGCCAACGGGAACCCGGAGCTGGCCTCCGGGAGCTGA
- the NCKAP5L gene encoding LOW QUALITY PROTEIN: nck-associated protein 5-like (The sequence of the model RefSeq protein was modified relative to this genomic sequence to represent the inferred CDS: deleted 2 bases in 1 codon): protein MSESAAEAQGDESPAARGETGTSHELLQRLRELEAENSALAQANENQRETYERCLDEVANHVVQALLNQKDLREECIKLKKRVFDLERQNQALSDLFQQKLQLSAGSLPQLPLHPVPVSLDAPGSPQLGSTEQPPALLPPGCCAPPAEATPVGPSGSPVLSPGAPSLDALSPFFKKKAQILEVLRKLEETDPLLGPPSGPPHAQGPPDSPCSPEPRAGADAPGWAPSCPLRGLGAAAGWRGAEGSPCSSPEEAAPPRGALLSALAERLLRGDGGCCRLNGEAPGPPRQRGGGGPEHPAFLGLYAPCEESPEGGFAPLSPRLGLPSPGGGAPPLTSPSKVLKALKLPGPPGVLRLSPQLARASKIPCRSSNPEASPVLSRRASPDAPPEPGSPEPPGFPLPHAYEAAEQPLGPLPAGPPAAGERAAASPPSPRRGAGGSAPSRRPGKKPPEPGYLPFKERLAALGKLRGADSREPPGPGRPERGHGAEPRPPARGCLGGQPDTLSRRTARSPWHGATPPAPWASTAKWGARGAPPVAGPRRAPPPPPPAKAARSPHGSPTKLPTKAAGKTGGPRGEEPKAAPAAAAAGAAKAAGGPRKAPPGPEALGAGSAAGAAGHSAIEEKVMKGIEENVLRLQGQERAPAAEVKVKPAGGLASWFGLRRSKLPALSRRAEGARGREWSGAPAPLRREVKLAARKLEAESLNISKLMEKAEDLRKALQEEQAFLHGLALDKGRPRARGPGPERSPGQLQVMYQEVTAENFMQQLLNRVDGKDVSYESRLEHKRDLCDFQRVSPDAKDPRLCRPPRNGIVGHLRGCQEPPDKVPDVGLRDELPSDESLSESGTSQHFAACGSLTRTLDSGIGTFPPPDYGGAPAKSAPKPRGRPEPLPGAAPARPAALTKVPRKARTLEREVPSVEELLVPGKHRSVAPSRATAPPSAHSHRGCPQDADAEKPRRVQQSKNWTFPNAKACGAPDPFLCPPGGLEGLHQPALAPVCSPAGHRGASPEAPPPLPPALSACSSRTPSASDVGDEGSTEARSRDAGCGPPRDGALGVAQRLALRQPLLLRQPGLSPPPSPPMPPTPPPFHGSVPYHPPP, encoded by the exons ATGTCGGAGAGCGCGGCCGAGGCGCAGGGAGACGAGAGCCCCGCGGCACGCGGCGAGACGGGCACCAGCCATGAGCTCCTgcagcggctgcgggagctggag GCAGAGAACTCGGCCTTGGCCCAGGCCAACGAGAACCAGCGGGAGACCTACGAGCGCTGCCTGGATGAG gTCGCCAACCACGTGGTGCAGGCACTGCTCAACCAGAAG gaCCTGCGTGAGGAGTGCATCAAGCTGAAGAAGCGCGTCTTCGACCTGGAGCGCCAGAACCAGGCGCTGAGCGACCTCttccagcagaagctgcagctctCGGCCGGATCCCTGCCCCAG cTGCCGCTGCACCCGGTGCCGGTGTCCCTGGATGCTccgggcagcccccagctgggCTCCACCGAACAGCCCCCCGCCTTGCTGCCCCCGGGCTGCTGTGCCCCCCCAGCAGAG GCCACCCCGGTGGGACCCTCGGGCAGCCCCGTGCTCAGCCCTGGCGCCCCCTCCCTGGACGCCCTCTCCCCCTTCTTCAAGAAGAAAGCGCAGATCCTGGAGGTGTTGCGCAAGCTGGAGGAGACGGACCCGCTGCTGGGACCCCCCTCGGGTCCCCCCCACGCCCAGGGGCCCCCCgactccccctgctcccccgAACCCCGGGCTGGGGCCGACGCACCGGGCTGGGCCCCCTCCTGCCCGCTGCGGGGCCTGGGGGCGGCTGCGGGGTGGCGGGGGGCCGAGGGCAGCCCCTGTTCGTCGCCGGAGGaggccgccccgccgcggggggCTCTGCTCAGCGCCTTGGCCGAGCGGCTGctgcggggggacggggggtgCTGCCGCCTCAACGGCGAGGCTCCGGGCCCCCCCCGGCAgcgtggcggcggcggccccgagCACCCCGCTTTCCTGGGGCTGTACGCCCCGTGTGAGGAGAGCCCCGAGGGCGGCTTCGCCCCGCTTTCCCCCCGCCTGGGGCTGCCTtcacccggggggggggcgcccccCTTGACCTCCCCTTCCAAGGTGCTCAAGGCGCTGAAGCTGCCGGGCCCCCCCGGGGTGCTGCGCCTCAGCCCCCAGCTCGCCCGCGCCTCCAAGATCCCCTGCCGCAGCAGCAACCCCGAGGCCTCGCCGGTGCTCAGCCGCCGCGCGTCCCCCGACGCCCCCCCCGAGCCGGGCTCCCCCGAGCCCCCGGGTTTCCCCCTGCCTCACGCTTACGAGGCAGCCgagcagcccctggggccgCTGCCGGCGGGACCCCCCGCCGCTGGGGAGCGGGCAGCCGCGtcccccccgagcccccgccgtggtgctgggggctcggccccctcccgccgccctGGCAAGAAGCCCCCCGAGCCGGGCTACCTGCCCTTCAAGGAGCGCCTGGCTGCCCTGGGCAAGCTGCGGGGCGCTGACAGCCGTGAGCCCCCCGGTCCTGGGCGGCCAGAGAGGGGCCACGGTGCTGAgccgcggcccccggcccggggGTGTTTGGGGGGGCAGCCTGA CACCCTGAGCCGGCGCACGGCGCGGAGCCCCTGGCACGGTGCTACTCCTCCGGCTCCATGGGCGAGCACGGCAAAGTGGGGGGCAAGGGGCGCCCCCCCGGTGGCAGGACCCCGCCgcgcgccccccccgccgcctcccgccaaggctgcccgcagcccccacGGCAGCCCCACCAAGCTGCCCACCAAGGCGGCCGGCAAAACCGGGGGGCCCCGGGGCGAGGAGCCCAAGGCGgctccggcggcggcggcagcgggggccGCCAAGGCAGCCGGGGGTCCCCGCAAGGCACCGCCTGGCCCCGAAGCCCTCGGCGCGGGGTCCGCGGCGGGCGCTGCCGGGCATTCGGCCATCGAGGAGAAGGTGATGAAGGGCATCGAGGAGAACGTGCTGcggctgcagggccaggagcgGGCGCCGGCGGCGGAGGTCAAGGTCAAGCCGGCCGGAGGCTTGGCCAGCTGGTTCGGGCTGCGGCGCAGCAAGCTGCCGGCGCTCAGCCGCCGCGCCGAGGGCGCCCGGGGCCGGGAATGGTCCGGGGCACCGGCACCCCTGCGGCGCGAGGTGAAGCTGGCCGCCCGCAAACTGGAGGCCGAGAGCCTCAACATCTCCAAGCTGATGGAGAAGGCGGAGGACCTGCGCAAGgcgctgcaggaggagcaggccTTCCTCCACGGGCTGGCGTTGGACAAGGGACGGCCCCGGGCCCGCGGTCCCGGTCCTGAGCGCAGCCCCGGGCAGCTCCAGGTGATGTACCAGGAGGTGACGGCCGAGAACTtcatgcagcagctgctcaaCAG GGTGGACGGGAAGGACGTGTCCTACGAGAGCCGCCTGGAGCACAAGCGGGACCTGTGTGACTTCCAGCGGGTCTCCCCCGACGCCAAAGACCCCCGGCTCTGCCGGCCGCCCCGGAACGGGATCGTGGGACACCTGCggggctgccaggagccccCGGACAAG GTGCCCGACGTGGGGCTGCGGGACGAGCTGCCGTCGGACGAGAGCTTGTCCGAATCGGGGACGTCGCAGCACTTCGCAG CGTGCGGGTCGCTGACGCGGACACTGGACAGCGGCATCGGGACCTTCCCGCCCCCGGATTATGGGGGGGCCCCCGCTAAAAGCGCCCCGAAGCCCCGCGGGCGCCCGGAGCCCCTGCCCGGCGCCGCGCCGGCGCGGCCGGCAGCCCTCACCAAAGTGCCGCGCAAGGCTCGCACGCTGGAGCGGGAGGTGCCCAGcgtggaggagctgctggtgccCGGCAAGCACCGGAGCGTGGCCCCCTCCCGTGCCACCGCCCCCCCCAGCGCTCACAGCCACCGGGGCTGTCCCCAAG ACGCCGATGCCGAGAAGCCGCGGCGCGTCCAGCAGAGCAAGAACTGGACCTTCCCCAACGCCAAAGCCTGCGGAGCCCCCGACCCCTTCCTctgcccccccggggggctggaggggctgcacCAGCCTGCGCTG GCACCCGTGTGCAGCCCGGCTGGGCACCGTGGGGCATCCCCGGAGGcccccccgccgctgccccccgctcTCAGCGCCTGCAGCAGCCGCACGCCCAGCGCCTCGGACGTGGGGGACGAGGGCAGCACCGAGGCTCGGTCGCGGGACGCCGGCTGCGGCCCCCCCCGGGATGGAGCACTCGGAGTCGCTCAGCGACTCGCTCTACGACAGCCTCTCCTCCTGCGGCAgccagggctgagcccccccccctccccccccatgccccccacccccccccccttccacGGGTCCGTCCCttaccacccccccccc
- the TMBIM6 gene encoding bax inhibitor 1 → MGGGGRGAVGSVRGLERTAERGAACTSAKLPVSLLAAGTMNVFERNINLDALFKFSHISASTQEHLKRVYASFALCMLVAAVGAYINVVTHLFQFSLLTGLGSLGLMIWLTATPHSRETEQKRLGMLAGFAFLTGINLGPLLQMCIAINPGIIPTAFLGTATVFACFSLSALYARRRSFLYLGGFLLSGLTLMLLSSVVNAFVGSTWLFTANLYLGLMLMCGFVLFDTQLIIEKAESGDKDYIWHCVDLFLDFVNIFRELLMILGMTENKKKEKK, encoded by the exons atggggggcggggggcggggcgcAGTGGGGAGCGTTCGAGGCCTGGAACGGACGGCGGAGCGCGGCGCAG CCTGCACCTCTGCGAAGCTGCCGGTGAGTCTGCTCGCAGCTGGCACCATGAACGTCTTCGAGCGCAACATCAATCTTGATGCCCTCTTCAAGTTCTCCCACAT CTCGGCCTCCACCCAGGAGCACCTGAAGAGGGTCTACGCCAGCTTCGCCCTCTGCATGCTGGTGGCCGCCGTGGGGGCCTACATCAACGTGGTGACCCACCTCTTCCAG TTCAGCCTGCTGACCGGCCTGGGCTCCCTGGGGCTGATGATCTGGCTGACGGCCACCCCCCACAGCAGGGAGACGGAGCAGAAGCGCCTGGGGATGCTGGCCGGCTTCGCCTTCCTGACGG GCATCAACCTGGGGCCCCTCCTGCAAATGTGCATCGCCATCAACCCCGG CATCATCCCCACCGCCTTCCTGGGCACCGCCACCGTCTTCGCCTGCTTCTCGCTCAGCGCCCTCTACGCCCGGCGCCGCAGCTTCCTCTACCTgggag GTTTCCTGCTCTCCGGCCTCACCCTGATGCTCCTCTCCTCCGTGGTTAACGCGTTCGTGGGCTCCACCTGGCTCTTCACG GCCAACCTCTACCTGGGGCTGATGCTCATGTGTGGCTTCGTGCTGTTCGACACGCAGCTCATCATCGAGAAGGCGGAGAGCGGCGACAAGGATTACATCTG GCACTGCGTGGATCTCTTCCTCGACTTCGTCAACATCTTCCGCGAGCTCCTGATGATCCTGGGCATGACCGAG AacaagaagaaggagaagaagtgA